A window of Natronococcus sp. CG52 genomic DNA:
TGCACACCCGATCGCACTGTCCGCGGTTCTCGCTTGCTTGGCTCGCTCCGAACCGCGCTCCTGTCGTGCGGTCGGTGTGGAAACCGTTAGTTGGTATTATAGCGACGGACAGACACACTATATCGCAGAAACGGACGGAGGCGCGAGCAGCGAGATCGAATCAGCCGGATTCGAGATCCTCTCACCGGTCGTCGATGGTACTGTCGTTCTCGTGAAGGGACCCGAGGGTGCGGCCGACGAACTCAGCAACGTGCGCGGCGTATCTACGGTAGTTTCCGACTTTGTGGTCGAACTCGAGGGCCCGAACGTCTCCTCGAAAGCTGTCGACACCGAAATCGACGATGTCGTCGATGA
This region includes:
- a CDS encoding S8 family serine peptidase; this translates as METVSWYYSDGQTHYIAETDGGASSEIESAGFEILSPVVDGTVVLVKGPEGAADELSNVRGVSTVVSDFVVELEGPNVSSKAVDTEIDDVVDDGVYDGYLRNEQVQQGREAHEYATGAGQTVAVIDTGVDDTHPDIDVDIERSTTIIDGQPDEHIGDSGYHGTHVHAIATGCRRWGVPPTVRTSC